From Trichoderma atroviride chromosome 1, complete sequence, one genomic window encodes:
- a CDS encoding uncharacterized protein (EggNog:ENOG41~TransMembrane:2 (o20-42i62-82o)), translating to MDRLLSVTDADTQPQVTPGFNFEFLIFLILSAILAIFFLLYFNRLFGSVVSYVIRTWTWHQYHIYLDIKALQVSLLAGRVFFTGLRYHGANETFCIQHGDITWRYWLRRVREADIFASAGEGEMLESERRKNAALPCRINLNLVGLEWFVYNRSPAYDSVLAGIIDPTSSGSSSSVGGFDEKGDTGLRSRKTNQEDTTERDRDYTPHEESNRALNGNGKPEIGSRPSTGYKSKSSDEAADDEVSELPFILKLFPIQIECQKAAAVFGNDNTKAILIVKADSLSGDVDASETKTVDQYRQTFKIELEHPVVEMLDNSDYKEDQAARAKRERDNVPQDSQEAPRKSYFRQHRRKALSSLRNLVPYWRRSVESFSSDARAGGGAAPAQVPGAVQWQGLSRYLDDQDIDDKTRWSSVEYAAVSTVLDSPACHLTVYWDAVSKVTEDAHRQRQMNPSLNINGSEPPAWGVHLSVKGGTMNYGPWADRQRADLQRVFVPSLSKDGTATGPLPVGAWRVPTLFDLLVELDDTVTLRIPIREESKNWRWRGKEPPLVKQETTRNTRKHRARGKKSSKSEAVQLRQSGWLEFKLPQNSTIRYSMDMVASPSGYKNKLAVQMPSTELRSSVNHDVLWRSGPQQISCDLSTPLSWNTLRNWNFNIACDGMDMYLLRDHIFLIIDLVDDWGAGPPAEYLVFTPFLYHLHLSLRNVKIHLNVNDENIIDKPTDMDENTFLILSSPELKAETCIPLDTFRPSKNSIPFDIRTETLDLALHASESNTQATFLKSKELGHIEGLAVAGSYQYNATTSPANTDTLDLNIHAQSPSVYLYGFVVRYFMLLKDNYFGEFVHFRTQEEYQEQLQAKAQNPDAEPAIRPPSKKSNDLDVILAIKLDDPRLLIPTNIYSSKCYLQGELASLSLDLRFTNYYMDMELDLSPLSLSLGSSESNLDSASVSTADTQLFVDGVRVFGHRTFGLPPSEPTYLCNWDVAVGAVAGECTTDFVAALTKAGPAFGFTFDDVENAVVPYSSLIFYDVTFVRVAVQSIRLWIHVEESVFCFSTDAIDVNSNDWARSHYSKRANVLIPNLQLSCINADSAARHKSRPQHPVETQAYLKTDIRLASIGRKFHFSEERKIQQDLIYREDQRTDRTPFLLLPGTGGDLVSEQVDPPAQCMPPPPPPLADIEYDKASVSTRSRRVTRQRSFLSFASSSSDSSLGFRSSRRDIQRTSQFGGSLSTRSAAMMGSRSEMDRVEAASPGRRPSFYSTVGDYSAKENTEQSQIAFSSQYFNPNFPLEGVRPDIRDATFPPIDEEEFEFFNRLKLDLNDISSTDLSEDHAQSSTILEFPSGINAFITPEAIRHVTILMAALQPADPEDVLDSLQSGTITDIFKARKEAPIKGEMLDFMVKLPRINLRFLNSSTLDSPDPSEEELDQYDLTISKVSVVTRTTKERGVINARTSLDLRLGSIEMSASERLSSVQKPQAAVVVQIDGVRVSLGAKDITYFDADIGSIEGRTASGKIEYLASLIHRTGEVATELERLLTEVNQRHSTHVRYFVLRLLQLGEATNDPPFLIRPSAVLRSANQHLRTVDSWKMIMRLRQIWDTKNEFEKAQLIQECWGESPTLPPDAVQCVVSSFEKWRNWDLENVSHTLLLRKIFGDIGADDQEDEEVYPLLGACKLGNVCLILDPGPKQNRVGFVDLSARVERKLGDPTTAVLGTIPVTVLNICCGDALLNLNWELCVLADDVLRLYHRSQSQAPAPFQKPVLEAIKPTKKPSTAYHLALELIKGSIELETVNLSAKTLGDGLKASLLTFDTSEGATLTSLMINCDAVTSMMHSHSHHLGVSQFRRPSLCVSHELRTVDEVSAHKVKATASSQGLTFTVKQDPIGLMEVLDLLFRDEIAQLHRLKTQLPDFSKAESQAESADRPSNFRINIATFIDDYQIRLPLIPSLTYQISGVVARAACAADSSKEIIFDFDVKENSHEMQINVKNESRTISCLQIPPTNGRITMSQGQKAESILNVLCSVEVMRLDASAIYNLLTALNRPQISTAIEEIQLQSKAIQEHIEDIFGTSETKEVEKPSSNMVYAVHLTMEGLQIASKTALKSEAGSMAHVLFFMDKAYLRASNRHEVHGPILKYPEIHLNLRHVGFDIQRGTEDNMRSCGNFGASFTISASSSSGDDGKDEWSFNFRSDDFDVNLSPRSTSTAVDVLGYLGTKIKDLDTSRELEYLRRLRQSKPRISINDDEVLPEYTDILDSILGSVVYRFELRNIRASWNVADDSGHQASNEEDLVLSIKLIEFGTRTKRSARLAIEDFQLQTVPPGHDRNLRSVHSALLPQVIFNIAYFSTADARRLAFQASGESLDLRLTSAFIVPAANLVESISLSAKNVQKASIQWNNEAAQSNKKPESAPKPKPSRSAFGNKRLESLLMDADFAGAVVYVSSAKSAHDAARLSRSGRRPSLAGKYGQFTTDDSGSGAVLRSPGLAWKAEYRDNGRDDPALSGEVKIDASSNILYPSVVPLIMDIVASVKEVVSGDTDSEPASEPEPPKLKPEKSGDEDNILTADPSAVLGRVKLNLGLRICRQEFSLSCQPIARVAATTSFESVYFTLNTVSSQDHGNFFAISGVLNKPQASVQHVYSRESTASFEVDTVTLSFMNSKHVSGTSGVSAILSVSPMKISVNAKQVQDFLLFEEIWYPKDLRGASTTPPVPKLATETSQGHLVQRYQQVAATAAFPWTATISIAALDVSVDMGQAIGKSVFEISKFWVSSKKTSDWEQNLCLGFDKIGIDCTGRLSGFIALRHFKLRTSIHWPKREKALNETPLIQASISFNELRVKAAFDYQAFLIADITSLEFLMYNVREGKDSRGDRLVAIFDGDAVQVFGTATSAAQAVSLYQAVTKLMQERRENFESSLKEIEKFMRRKSSAARQSISTATRTPKLPADDTMSKSPISLDTDVVVTLRALNLGVFPNTFSDHQVFKMEALNAYARFAASIEQRRVHSVLRMTLGQLRIGLAGVRNIEAPKTLSEMSVEDVVERSTGARGGTILKVPRVEAAMQTWQSPNSNHIDYLFKSAFEGKVEVGWNYSRISYIRGMWAKHNKSLEETWGRQLPLTAVKITGVPEAEEGQREGGEQQKITAEVNVPQSKYEYLALEPPIIETPQLRDMGEATPPLEWIGLHRERLPNLTHQIVIVSLLELAGEVEDAYSRILGSS from the coding sequence ATGGATCGGCTGCTGAGCGTAACCGACGCAGATACACAACCCCAGGTGACGCCGGGCTTCAACTTCGAGTTTCTCATCTTTCTGATCCTTTCCGCAATCCTCGCCATATTCTTTCTGCTCTACTTTAACCGACTGTTTGGCTCTGTCGTGTCATATGTGATTCGGACTTGGACATGGCATCAATACCACATATATCTCGACATAAAGGCGCTTCAAGTATCGCTTTTGGCTGGTCGAGTGTTTTTTACGGGATTGCGATACCACGGCGCGAACGAAACCTTTTGTATTCAACATGGAGACATTACCTGGAGATACTGGCTGCGCCGAGTCAGAGAGGCAGACATATTCGCGTCGGCTGGGGAAGGGGAGATGTTGGAATCGGAAAGACGGAAGAATGCGGCGTTACCATGTCGGATAAACTTGAATCTTGTTGGTTTGGAGTGGTTTGTTTACAACCGCAGTCCAGCGTATGATTCGGTCCTTGCCGGCATCATCGATCCAACTTCATCCGGCTCAAGCTCGAGCGTTGGGGGATTTGATGAGAAGGGAGATACAGGATTGCGATCACGGAAGACGAACCAGGAAGATACAACCGAACGAGACCGAGACTATACCCCCCACGAAGAGAGCAATAGGGCATTGAACGGAAACGGAAAGCCTGAAATAGGAAGTCGGCCCAGCACTGGCTACAAAAGCAAGAGTAGCGATGAGGCCGCAGACGACGAAGTTTCAGAGCTACCTTTTATCCTCAAACTATTTCCCATCCAGATCGAATGCCAGAAAGCTGCGGCAGTGTTTGGAAATGACAACACCAAAGCAATCCTAATCGTGAAAGCCGATTCTCTTTCTGGAGACGTTGATGCTTCAGAGACGAAGACCGTGGATCAATACAGACAGACATTCAAGATTGAACTGGAGCATCCTGTGGTGGAAATGCTGGATAACTCGGACTATAAGGAGGACCAGGCCGCACGAGCCAAACGGGAGCGAGATAACGTTCCCCAGGATTCACAGGAAGCTCCAAGGAAGTCATATTTCCGCCAACATAGACGCAAGGCACTGAGCTCCTTGCGGAATCTGGTGCCCTATTGGCGAAGATCTGTGGAGTCGTTTTCAAGTGACGCTCGGGCTGGAGGGGGTGCTGCTCCAGCCCAGGTTCCTGGAGCTGTCCAATGGCAAGGCTTGTCACGGTATCTCGATGATCAGGATATAGATGATAAGACTCGCTGGTCTTCTGTTGAATATGCTGCGGTTTCAACCGTTCTCGATAGCCCAGCCTGCCACTTGACTGTATACTGGGATGCTGTCAGCAAAGTAACCGAAGATGCTCATCGTCAGAGACAAATGAACCCATCTTTGAATATCAATGGGTCAGAGCCACCAGCTTGGGGAGTGCATTTATCGGTAAAGGGAGGGACTATGAATTACGGGCCATGGGCTGATCGGCAAAGGGCTGATTTACAACGTGTTTTTGTGCCTTCGCTCTCCAAGGATGGCACCGCCACTGGACCGCTTCCGGTTGGAGCATGGAGAGTCCCTACACTTTTTGACTTGCTGGTAGAACTGGACGACACAGTTACGCTTCGTATCCCCATAAGGGAGGAGTCTAAAAACTGGCGTTGGCGTGGTAAAGAGCCGCCACTAGTCAAGCAAGAAACGACTCGCAATACACGCAAGCATCGGGCCAGGGGTAAGAAAAGTTCAAAAAGCGAGGCGGTCCAGCTTCGCCAGTCCGGTTGGCTTGAGTTCAAGCTTCCTCAAAACTCCACCATTAGATATTCCATGGACATGGTGGCCAGCCCAAGTGGCTATAAAAACAAGCTGGCGGTTCAGATGCCGAGCACTGAGCTACGAAGCAGCGTCAATCATGATGTACTCTGGCGGTCTGGTCCCCAACAGATTTCCTGCGATCTTTCAACCCCGCTCTCGTGGAATACGCTGCGGAATTGGAATTTTAACATAGCATGCGATGGAATGGACATGTATCTCCTGAGGGACCACATCTTCTTGATCATTGACTTGGTTGACGACTGGGGAGCAGGCCCCCCTGCCGAATATCTTGTGTTCACGCCCTTTTTataccatcttcatctcagtTTACGGAATGTGAAAATCCATCTCAACGTCAACGACGAGAATATCATCGATAAACCAACTGATATGGATGAAAACACGTTTCTTATACTTTCTAGCCCGGAATTGAAAGCTGAAACCTGCATACCTCTTGATACTTTCCGACCAAGCAAGAACAGTATTCCTTTCGATATACGAACTGAAACTCTTGACCTGGCACTGCATGCTTCCGAGTCAAATACGCAGGCAACATTTCTGAAATCCAAAGAACTGGGACATATTGAAGGCTTAGCAGTCGCTGGAAGTTATCAATACAATGCAACTACCTCTCCCGCTAATACAGATACTCTCGACTTAAATATCCACGCCCAGTCACCTTCCGTTTACCTCTACGGCTTCGTTGTTCGGTACTTTATGCTACTCAAAGACAACTATTTCGGCGAGTTTGTACATTTCAGAACTCAAGAGGAATATCAGGAGCAACTACAAGCGAAGGCGCAGAATCCAGATGCTGAGCCGGCTATTCGCCCCCCTAGCAAGAAATCCAATGACCTTGACGTGATCTTGGCCATTAAACTAGACGACCCTCGCCTCTTGATCCCTACTAATATTTACTCCTCAAAGTGCTATCTTCAGGGTGAATTGGCCTCTTTATCCCTGGACTTGCGTTTTACAAATTACTATATGGATATGGAACTTGATCTAAGTCCATTATCGCTGTCTTTGGGCAGCTCAGAGAGCAATTTGGATTCTGCCAGTGTATCAACTGCTGATACGCAACTGTTTGTTGATGGCGTTCGAGTATTTGGCCACCGTACCTTCGGCTTGCCTCCATCAGAGCCAACATACCTTTGTAACTGGGATGTCGCTGTTGGCGCAGTCGCCGGAGAGTGCACAACTGACTTTGTAGCCGCTTTGACTAAAGCAGGACCAGCATTTGGGTTTACGTTTGACGACGTGGAAAACGCCGTGGTGCCGTATTCCTCGTTAATATTTTACGACGTGACATTTGTTCGAGTTGCTGTCCAGTCAATTCGCCTCTGGATACATGTAGAAGAAAGCGTTTTCTGCTTTTCTACTGATGCCATCGACGTCAACAGCAATGACTGGGCCCGCTCGCACTACTCAAAGCGAGCCAACGTGCTCATACCAAACCTTCAGCTCTCATGCATAAATGCGGACTCAGCGGCGAGACACAAGTCACGCCCGCAGCACCCGGTTGAAACTCAGGCATACCTTAAAACAGATATTCGGTTGGCATCCATTGGAAGGAAATTTCATTTTTCTGAAGAACGGAAAATCCAGCAAGACCTAATCTATCGCGAGGATCAACGAACAGACAGAACgccgtttcttcttctccctggTACAGGCGGCGATTTAGTTTCCGAACAAGTCGACCCTCCCGCGCAATGCATgcctccccctcctcctcctcttgccGATATTGAGTACGATAAGGCCTCAGTGAGCACACGCTCGCGGAGAGTGACCCGCCAAAGGTCGTTTCTCTCCTTTGCTAGCTCTTCGAGCGACAGCAGTCTCGGGTTTCGCAGTAGCCGCCGTGATATACAAAGAACATCACAATTTGGAGGCAGCTTGTCGACCAGGTCTGCCGCTATGATGGGCTCTCGCTCTGAGATGGACAGGGTGgaggctgcttctcctggtAGACGGCCTTCTTTCTACAGCACTGTTGGCGACTATTCGGCAAAGGAAAACACCGAACAATCTCAAATTGCCTTTTCGAGTCAATACTTCAACCCAAACTTTCCATTGGAGGGAGTCAGACCCGATATTAGAGACGCAACTTTCCCGCCaatcgatgaagaagagtttGAGTTTTTCAATCGACTGAAGCTGGATTTGAATGATATCTCCTCTACTGATCTTAGCGAAGATCACGCTCAGTCGAGCACTATTCTTGAGTTCCCTTCTGGAATAAACGCATTTATCACTCCTGAAGCTATCCGCCATGTCACTATCCTGATGGCGGCCTTGCAGCCGGCTGACCCTGAAGATGTGCTAGACTCTCTCCAGTCTGGTACTATTACGGACATCTTCAAAGCCCGAAAAGAAGCACCAATCAAAGGCGAGATGCTTGATTTTATGGTCAAATTACCTAGAATCAATCTCCGATTTCTCAACTCGTCGACACTAGATTCGCCAGACCcatctgaagaagagctagATCAATATGACCTAACAATATCCAAGGTCTCTGTTGTGACGCGAACTACAAAAGAACGAGGCGTTATCAATGCTAGAACTTCTCTGGACTTACGTTTAGGCTCCATTGAGATGTCAGCCTCAGAGCGACTTTCGTCTGTCCAGAAGCCACAGGCAGCTGTAGTAGTCCAAATCGATGGAGTGAGGGTCTCTCTAGGAGCCAAAGACATCACATACTTTGACGCCGATATTGGCTCAATCGAGGGAAGAACCGCGTCAGGCAAGATCGAGTATCTAGCCTCTTTGATTCACCGCACAGGCGAAGTCGCTACCGAGCTGGAGCGACTCTTGACAGAGGTCAATCAGCGCCACTCTACGCACGTCAGATACTTTGTGCTacgcctgctgcagctgggaGAGGCAACAAATGACCCTCCATTCCTTATACGGCCTTCGGCTGTTCTCAGATCTGCAAATCAACATTTGAGAACAGTGGATTCTTGGAAAATGATCATGCGACTTCGCCAAATCTGGGATACTAAAAACGAGTTTGAGAAAGCTCAATTGATCCAAGAGTGCTGGGGCGAATCGCCCACTCTTCCACCTGACGCAGTGCAATGCGTGGTGAGCTCCTTTGAGAAGTGGAGAAACTGGGATTTGGAAAACGTTTCACACACTCTCCTCCTAAGGAAAATCTTTGGCGATATAGGAGCCGATGACcaggaggacgaagaagtaTATCCCCTCTTAGGTGCTTGTAAGCTCGGCAACGTTTGCCTCATACTAGATCCAGGCCCAAAGCAAAACAGAGTTGGGTTTGTCGATCTCAGTGCAAGAGTTGAAAGAAAATTGGGGGATCCTACAACTGCCGTCTTGGGGACAATACCTGTGACTGTTTTGAATATATGCTGTGGTGATGCATTACTCAACTTGAACTGGGAACTTTGTGTTCTTGCCGATGATGTCTTGCGGCTATACCACagaagccagagccaggccCCTGCTCCCTTTCAGAAGCCGGTTTTGGAGGCCATCAAGCCgacaaagaagccatcaacAGCTTATCATCTTGCTcttgagctcatcaagggGTCTATCGAACTTGAGACGGTGAACCTAAGCGCGAAGACTTTAGGTGACGGGCTTAAAGCTTCCTTACTCACTTTTGATACGAGTGAGGGCGCAACTCTCACAAGCTTGATGATAAATTGTGATGCTGTCACCTCCATGATGCATAGTCATTCGCATCACCTGGGCGTTTCTCAGTTTCGAAGACCGAGTCTATGCGTTTCGCATGAACTAAGAACGGTCGATGAGGTGTCAGCACACAAAGTCAAAGCAACGGCTAGCAGCCAGGGCCTGACGTTCACTGTGAAGCAAGACCCTATCGGTCTCATGGAAGTTCTTGATCTACTCTTTAGAGACGAGATTGCTCAGCTCCATCGCTTGAAAACACAGCTTCCTGATTTCTCAAAGGCAGAATCACAGGCTGAATCGGCTGACCGCCCGTCAAACTTCAGGATCAATATCGCCACATTCATAGATGATTACCAAATCAGGCTTCCTTTGATACCGTCTCTCACATATCAAATCTCTGGCGTCGTCGCGCGGGCGGCATGTGCGGCAGACTCTTCCAAAGAAATCATTTTTGACTTTGACGTCAAAGAAAACTCTCATGAGATGCAAATCAACGTCAAGAATGAGTCTCGCACCATCTCTTGTTTGCAAATACCCCCTACAAATGGACGCATCACAATGAGCCAGGGACAGAAGGCAGAGAGTATACTGAACGTGCTCTGTTCGGTTGAAGTTATGCGTTTGGATGCATCGGCAATATATAATCTCCTCACAGCGCTGAATCGACCACAAATTTCCACTGCCATCGAAGAGATACAGCTGCAATCTAAAGCCATCCAAGAACATATCGAAGATATCTTTGGGACTAGCGAGACAAAAGAGGTTGAAAAACCCAGCTCGAATATGGTATACGCTGTTCATCTTACTATGGAAGGATTACAAATTGCATCTAAGACGGCTTTGAAGTCTGAAGCTGGATCAATGGCGCACGTACTCTTTTTCATGGATAAAGCTTATTTGCGAGCATCTAACCGTCATGAAGTACACGGCCCTATTCTCAAATATCCAGAGATACACTTGAACCTCAGACATGTTGGATTTGACATCCAAAGAGGAACGGAAGACAACATGAGGTCCTGTGGTAATTTCGGTGCAAGCTTTACAATATCGGCCAGTTCAAGCTCTGGAGATGACGGCAAAGACGAGTGGTCATTCAACTTCAGGAGCGACGATTTTGACGTGAATTTATCGCCAAGGTCGACATCCACAGCTGTTGATGTGCTGGGTTACCTAGGGACAAAGATAAAGGACTTGGACACATCGCGAGAATTAGAATATCTACGGAGACTCAGACAATCCAAGCCACGAATCTCCATTAACGATGATGAGGTCTTACCCGAGTATACGGACATTCTCGACTCTATTCTTGGATCTGTCGTTTATCGTTTCGAATTACGAAACATTCGCGCTTCCTGGAATGTTGCGGATGATAGTGGGCATCAAGCGAGCAACGAGGAAGATCTAGTACTATCTATCAAATTAATCGAGTTCGGTACGAGGACCAAGAGATCTGCACGACTGGCCATAGAAGACTTTCAACTTCAAACGGTACCACCTGGCCATGACAGAAATTTGAGATCTGTACACTCGGCACTTCTTCCCCAAGTCATTTTCAACATTGCCTACTTCTCCACGGCGGATGCTCGCCGGTTGGCATTCCAAGCCTCGGGCGAATCCTTGGATCTCAGATTGACATCGGCTTTCATAGTCCCGGCAGCCAACTTGGTTGAATCAATATCGTTATCAGCAAAGAATGTGCAGAAGGCATCGATACAATGGAATAACGAGGCAGCGCAAAGTAATAAGAAGCCTGAAAGCGcacccaagcccaagccttCACGAAGTGCCTTTGGCAACAAACGACTTGAGAGCCTGCTCATGGATGCCGATTTTGCAGGCGCGGTTGTTTACGTATCAAGCGCAAAGTCTGCTCATGATGCTGCGCGGCTTTCACGAAGCGGCCGCCGCCCGTCCCTGGCAGGAAAATATGGCCAGTTCACAACAGACGACTCAGGAAGCGGCGCAGTGTTGCGAAGCCCTGGGCTTGCCTGGAAGGCTGAATACCGAGACAATGGCCGGGATGATCCTGCACTATCGGGCGAAGTCAAGATTGATGCTTCGAGCAATATCCTGTACCCATCTGTCGTTCCGCTCATTATGGACATTGTGGCTAGCGTGAAGGAGGTAGTGAGTGGCGATACTGATAGTGAACCAGCCTCAGAGCCGGAGCCGCCAAAGCTGAAACCAGAGAAGTCTGGAGATGAGGATAATATCCTTACTGCAGACCCTAGCGCGGTATTGGGTCGTGTCAAGCTGAACTTGGGCCTACGTATCTGCAGACAAGAATTCTCCCTAAGCTGCCAGCCTATAGCCCGTGTTGCCGCCACGACAAGCTTCGAAAGCGTGTACTTTACTCTCAACACAGTTTCTTCACAAGACCACGGAAACTTTTTTGCGATATCCGGTGTTCTTAATAAACCACAAGCTTCGGTACAGCATGTGTATTCGAGAGAGTCGACTGCAAGCTTCGAGGTCGACACTGTGACGCTTTCATTCATGAATAGCAAGCACGTCAGCGGCACAAGCGGTGTTTCGGCTATTCTGAGTGTAAGCCCCATGAAAATTTccgtcaacgccaagcaGGTACAAGACTTTTTACTGTTTGAAGAAATCTGGTATCCTAAAGACTTGAGAGGTGCAAGCACGACTCCGCCAGTGCCCAAGCTAGCTACAGAGACATCACAAGGCCACTTGGTTCAAAGATACCAGCAGGTAGCGGCCACGGCAGCTTTCCCGTGGACGGCGACGATATCCATCGCCGCCCTGGACGTCAGCGTTGATATGGGGCAAGCGATAGGCAAATCTGTCTTTGAGATTAGCAAATTTTGGGTATCGTCTAAGAAGACGTCTGACTGGGAGCAGAATCTATGTCTTGGCTTTGATAAGATTGGCATAGACTGTACCGGTCGCTTAAGTGGTTTCATTGCTCTGCGGCATTTCAAACTACGGACCTCGATCCATTGGCCGAAGCGAGAAAAGGCACTCAATGAAACTCCTCTGATCCAGGCGTCTATTAGCTTCAACGAGCTACGTGTCAAGGCAGCGTTTGACTATCAAGCCTTTTTGATTGCAGACATCACTTCGTTGGAATTCTTGATGTACAATGTGAGAGAGGGTAAAGATAGCAGAGGAGACCGCCTCGTAGCAATTttcgatggcgatgctgtgCAGGTATTTGGCACTGCGACATCAGCCGCCCAAGCCGTCTCTCTTTACCAGGCCGTTACAAAGCTAATGCAAGAGAGGCGAGAGAATTTCGAATCGTcgctcaaggagattgagaagtTTATGAGACGCAAGTCTTCAGCGGCGCGCCAATCGATATCAACAGCGACGAGGACTCCCAAGCTACCGGCAGATGACACCATGTCCAAATCCCCCATTTCTCTGGACACAGACGTGGTTGTAACACTACGAGCACTCAATCTTGGAGTGTTCCCAAACACATTCTCCGACCATCAGGTATTCAAGATGGAGGCCCTGAACGCATACGCGCGGTTTGCCGCAAGCATCGAGCAACGGCGAGTCCATAGCGTGCTGAGGATGACGCTGGGACAGCTCCGAATCGGATTGGCAGGTGTTAGGAACATTGAAGCGCCCAAGACACTCAGCGAAATGTCAGTGGAAGATGTGGTTGAGCGGTCGACGGGGGCCCGGGGTGGTACAATCCTCAAAGTGCCGAGGGTGGAAGCGGCAATGCAGACATGGCAGTCGCCAAATAGCAATCATATCGACTACCTATTCAAGAGTGCCTTTGAAGGCAAAGTTGAGGTCGGATGGAACTATTCCCGCATCAGCTACATACGCGGTATGTGGGCGAAGCACAACAAGTCGCTGGAAGAGACATGGGGTCGGCAGCTGCCCCTTACGGCCGTCAAGATTACCGGAGTACCGGAAGCTGAGGAAGGGCAGCGAGAAGGCGGCGAGCAGCAGAAAATTACGGCCGAGGTGAATGTGCCACAATCCAAGTATGAGTATCTCGCTCTGGAGCCTCCCATCATTGAGACGCCACAGCTGCGAGACATGGGCGAGGCGACGCCACCGTTGGAATGGATTGGCCTGCACagagagaggctgccaaACTTGACGCATCAGATTGTCATTGTGTCGCTGTTGGAGTTGGCAGGAGAGGTGGAAGATGCATATTCGCGGATATTGGGGTCGTCATAA